The following are from one region of the Calditrichota bacterium genome:
- a CDS encoding MscL family protein, which yields MLQEFKKFIMRGNVVDMAVGIVVGAAFGSIV from the coding sequence ATGTTGCAGGAGTTCAAGAAGTTCATCATGCGTGGCAACGTGGTGGACATGGCGGTGGGAATCGTCGTGGGAGCCGCGTTTGGCTCCATCGTCA